From a region of the Cyprinus carpio isolate SPL01 chromosome A18, ASM1834038v1, whole genome shotgun sequence genome:
- the LOC109063686 gene encoding carboxylesterase 5A-like, whose product MIKEVLLCLCLTLAPVWTASVQTDSGPVVVLKHGSIRGQYMKVKGSEKVVEQYLGIPFAQPPVGPLRLSAPSPVQGWEGIRNSTQHPFLCVQNLDWLSMMLKSMMLDFTPPEVSEDCLYLNVYTPSQRSESDKLPVMVWIHGGSLLMSGACAFDGSPLVAYENIVVVVIQYRLGILGYFSTGDRNAQGNWGFLDQIAALQWVQQNIESFGGDPQSVTIAGESAGGISASFLTLSPMTMGLFQRAIFQSGVANTPSHSIKDPLMFAKMVANVTECDFSSNEVLTKCIKELTEEQLINATKKQHFLPGATLDGEFIKAQPEDLLKSKAFRKVPVLVGTTNHEFGWILPQALFSKDWVKGMDKKVVKQMLDIFNKDGTSGVNEIIAEEYLKTAKTPEDVRNAFTEMLGDLFMVIPSIRAASYYRDAGLPVYMYEFQHRPSIYKDLRPSFVKADHGDELVFVFGACFWDGHIKVEMFTEEENQLCRTIMGYWANFIRTGSPNGPNLVNWPVYDKSNKYMNLGLQQTEGQGLKMDKLRFFTEE is encoded by the exons ATGATAAAAGAAGTTTTGCTCTGCCTGTGCTTGACCCTGGCACCTGTTTGGACAGCCTCTGTACAGACAG aCTCTGGGCCGGTGGTTGTTCTAAAGCATGGCAGTATCCGTGGccaatatatgaaagttaaaggCTCTGAAAAAGTGGTGGAGCAGTATTTGGGCATTCCTTTTGCCCAGCCACCTGTTGGCCCTCTCCGCCTGTCTGCACCTAGTCCTGTACAGGGATGGGAAGGCATAAGAAACTCCACCCAGCACCCATTCCT ATGCGTTCAAAACTTAGATTGGCTGTCTATGATGTTAAAATCAATGATGTTGGATTTCACACCACCAGAAGTCTCAGAAGACTGTTTGTATCTGAACGTTTACACTCCTTCTCAAAGATCAGAATCAGATAAACTTCCA GTAATGGTCTGGATTCATGGGGGAAGTCTGCTCATGAGTGGTGCTTGCGCATTTGACGGATCCCCATTAGTGGCCTATGAGAacatagttgttgttgttattcagtACAGACTTGGAATATTAGGATACTTCAG CACTGGAGATAGGAATGCTCAAGGAAACTGGGGTTTCCTAGACCAGATTGCTGCGTTACAGTGGGTGCAGCAAAACATTGAGAGTTTTGGAGGAGACCCCCAGTCTGTCACCATAGCTGGGGAGTCTGCAGGAGGAATCAGTGCATCTTTTCTG ACATTGTCACCAATGACCATGGGTCTGTTTCAGCGGGCCATCTTTCAGAGTGGGGTAGCAAATACACCCAGCCACTCCATCAAAGACCCTCTGATGTTTGCCAAG ATGGTAGCAAATGTTACTGAATGTGACTTCAGCTCTAATGAAGTGCTGACCAAATGCATAAAAGAACTGACTGAGGAACAACTCATCAATGCAACTAAAAAG CAACACTTTCTCCCTGGAGCAACACTGGATGGGGAATTTATTAAAGCTCAGCCAGAAGATTTACTAAAGAGCAAAGCTTTTCGGAAAGTTCCAGTTCTTGTCGGAACAACAAACCATGAATTTGGATGGATCCTCCCTCAG GCTTTATTTTCAAAAGACTGGGTAAAGGGGATGGACAAAAAAGTAGTGAAACAAATGTTGGACATTTTTAACAAAGATGGA ACGTCAGGAGTCAATGAAATCATAGCAGAAGAATACCTAAAAACTGCTAAAACTCCAGAGGACGTTCGCAACGCATTTACTGAGATGCTGGGGGATTTATTTATGGTGATTCCCTCCATTAGGGCTGCATCTTACTACAGAG ATGCTGGACTCCCTGTGTATATGTATGAGTTCCAGCACCGGCCAAGTATATACAAAGATCTCAGACCCAGCTTTGTGAAAGCTGACCATGGTGATGAGCTTGTATTTGTGTTTGGGGCCTGCTTTTGGGATGGCCATATCAAAGTGG AAATGTTCACTGAGGAAGAAAACCAGCTATGCAGAACTATCATGGGATACTGGGCTAACTTTATTCGTACTGG CTCACCAAATGGTCCCAATCTGGTGAACTGGCCTGTGTACGACAAGTCTAATAAATACATGAACCTGGGATTGCAGCAAACTGAGGGACAGGGTCTGAAGATGGACAAGCTGCGCTTTTTCACTGAAGAATGA